In Campylobacter sp. MG1, the following are encoded in one genomic region:
- a CDS encoding peptidase U32 family protein, giving the protein MLTPQIIAPAGNLKKLKIAVNYGADAVYAGLSSFSLRSRAAKEFDETSFAEGIKYAHSKGVQVYATVNGFHVSAQLEGLKRHLALLAELKPDALIIASIGAMRLAKQIAPNIPIHVSTQANILNYEDALVYKDLGAKRVVIARELGLKDACDIAKNADIEIEAFVHGSMCFAYSGRCLISAVQSGRRSNLGACANDCRFPYELYAKNPENNALFRIVEDDLGTHIFNSKDLKLANYIDKIMEKNAINAFKIEGRTKSEYYVACATRTYKQAVIDTLNNQFDAKKYDDELNTLKSRGFTDGYLMARPYEKDDTQNHETSIMQGTMQVHGFSENGKSIASKGIIKKDYEYEIFAPLNANIELVNNEIGEIYKRDDKYFCKFKKLINENNKEFGELHSGNINEILSPSLLPEFSFLRA; this is encoded by the coding sequence ATGCTAACTCCACAAATAATTGCTCCAGCAGGTAATTTAAAAAAATTAAAAATTGCTGTAAATTATGGTGCTGATGCTGTTTATGCAGGACTTTCATCGTTTTCTTTACGCTCTCGTGCTGCTAAAGAATTTGATGAAACTAGCTTTGCAGAAGGTATAAAATATGCTCATAGCAAAGGTGTGCAAGTTTATGCAACGGTTAATGGTTTTCATGTGAGTGCTCAACTAGAAGGTCTTAAAAGACATTTAGCCTTACTTGCCGAGCTAAAACCTGATGCTTTAATAATCGCTAGTATAGGTGCTATGAGATTAGCAAAACAAATAGCTCCTAATATTCCTATCCATGTTAGCACTCAAGCAAATATTTTAAATTATGAAGATGCTTTAGTTTATAAGGATTTAGGTGCAAAAAGAGTTGTAATTGCTAGAGAATTAGGCTTAAAAGATGCTTGTGATATAGCAAAAAATGCAGATATTGAAATAGAAGCATTTGTGCATGGCTCAATGTGTTTTGCTTATAGTGGAAGGTGTTTAATATCAGCAGTTCAGAGTGGAAGGCGCTCAAATCTTGGTGCATGTGCTAATGATTGTAGATTTCCTTATGAATTATATGCGAAAAATCCAGAAAATAATGCTTTATTTAGAATAGTAGAAGATGATTTAGGAACACATATTTTTAATTCTAAAGATTTAAAGCTTGCTAATTATATAGACAAAATTATGGAAAAAAATGCCATAAATGCCTTTAAAATAGAAGGAAGAACTAAGAGTGAATATTATGTAGCTTGTGCAACTAGAACTTACAAACAAGCTGTAATTGATACTTTAAACAATCAATTTGATGCAAAAAAATATGATGATGAGTTAAATACTTTAAAATCTCGTGGATTTACTGATGGGTATTTAATGGCTAGGCCTTATGAAAAAGATGATACTCAAAATCACGAAACTTCAATAATGCAAGGCACAATGCAAGTGCATGGGTTTAGCGAAAATGGTAAAAGCATAGCTAGTAAGGGAATTATTAAAAAAGATTATGAATACGAAATATTTGCTCCATTAAATGCAAATATTGAATTAGTAAATAATGAAATAGGCGAAATTTATAAGCGTGATGATAAATATTTTTGCAAATTTAAAAAGCTTATAAATGAGAATAACAAAGAATTTGGCGAATTACATAGTGGCAATATAAATGAGATTTTAAGCCCATCTTTATTGCCAGAATTTAGCTTTTTAAGAGCATAG
- a CDS encoding AI-2E family transporter, whose amino-acid sequence MMNGRYFLISLVLFVFFCVLYLFRPFLLTIAIAILMAVATANLHHKIFIRYKRKIIAPIVLTVLMSLLFFAPMAYAGFSFAILVKNIDITILQDAFQKIKTMEFDLPENLNYIEPKVKEILNNIDFNSLGKNALNYASNFTKSGAKFFTELVVIVIFYFFVNYYGIELVNFFRKLLPLKKDEFENILSEVSNVMSVVFYSVIITAIFEGILFAFCLIFFGYDGLLMGILYAVSSLIPLIGGALLWLPVGLYEYSLGNHTNAIIIALYSIIVISIIADTFIKPLIIKYINNKFLKTPAKINELLIFFSMIAGISTFGFWGVILGPAILALFLSVVKLYILVSEYDLKK is encoded by the coding sequence ATAATGAATGGAAGATATTTTTTAATATCACTTGTTTTGTTTGTGTTTTTTTGTGTTTTATATTTATTTCGTCCATTTTTACTAACCATTGCTATTGCTATTTTGATGGCAGTTGCTACAGCAAATTTACATCATAAAATTTTTATAAGATATAAAAGAAAAATTATAGCACCAATTGTTTTGACAGTTTTGATGTCATTATTATTTTTCGCTCCTATGGCTTATGCAGGTTTTTCTTTTGCAATTTTAGTAAAAAATATTGATATAACTATTTTGCAAGATGCTTTTCAAAAAATAAAAACTATGGAATTTGATTTGCCTGAAAATTTAAATTATATAGAACCTAAGGTAAAAGAAATTTTGAATAATATAGATTTTAATAGCTTAGGTAAAAATGCATTAAATTATGCATCAAATTTTACAAAATCAGGTGCTAAATTTTTTACTGAATTAGTAGTAATAGTAATTTTTTATTTTTTTGTTAATTATTACGGAATAGAACTTGTTAATTTTTTTAGAAAATTGCTACCGCTTAAAAAGGATGAATTTGAGAATATTTTAAGTGAAGTGTCTAATGTAATGAGTGTTGTTTTTTATTCTGTTATTATTACAGCTATTTTTGAAGGAATTTTGTTTGCTTTTTGCTTAATATTTTTTGGATATGATGGGCTTTTAATGGGTATTTTGTATGCTGTATCATCGTTAATTCCATTAATCGGCGGAGCTTTATTATGGTTGCCTGTAGGACTTTATGAGTATTCTTTGGGTAATCATACAAATGCTATTATAATAGCTTTATATTCTATTATTGTTATATCAATTATAGCTGACACTTTTATTAAACCATTAATTATTAAGTATATTAATAATAAATTTTTAAAAACTCCAGCAAAAATTAATGAATTATTAATATTCTTTTCTATGATAGCTGGTATTTCTACATTTGGCTTTTGGGGAGTAATACTAGGACCTGCTATTTTAGCTTTATTTTTATCTGTAGTTAAATTGTATATTTTAGTAAGTGAGTATGATTTAAAAAAATAA
- a CDS encoding DUF3972 domain-containing protein — translation MQTYLELSEFCKLVHLNEEVVLNMVNQGKLKHKYDDNKLLIEANSGAFSLIAVDDNKVSSIKGDFVEKTIGTILNLHESILNAKDETLEALRDENVFLKEALYSMQELNEENRNIIKSLTQELELAREELVNFKRKYKLMWEKTIEKHKAN, via the coding sequence ATGCAAACATATCTTGAACTTAGTGAATTTTGCAAATTAGTTCATTTGAATGAAGAAGTTGTTTTAAATATGGTAAATCAAGGTAAGTTAAAGCATAAGTATGATGATAATAAATTGTTAATAGAAGCAAATTCTGGAGCTTTTAGCTTGATTGCTGTAGATGATAATAAAGTTAGTAGTATAAAGGGTGATTTTGTAGAAAAAACAATAGGAACAATTTTAAATTTACATGAAAGCATATTAAATGCTAAGGATGAAACATTAGAAGCCTTAAGAGATGAAAATGTCTTTTTAAAAGAAGCACTTTATTCTATGCAAGAATTAAATGAAGAAAATAGAAATATAATAAAATCATTAACTCAGGAATTAGAATTAGCTAGAGAAGAGCTAGTAAATTTTAAGCGTAAATATAAGCTTATGTGGGAAAAAACTATAGAAAAACATAAAGCAAATTAA
- a CDS encoding CCA tRNA nucleotidyltransferase codes for MSKYTKRAYFVGGCVRDIYLCNKTNDYDIEIYDVSPSKMEEIAKELNALGVGKAFFVYKKFNYDLALARTEKKIGNLHTDFSVKVEKSIYKGSLRRDFRMNTIMINIFTQEVIDLHKGIRDCKQKLIRIVNYSTFKEDSLRVLRFIQFIARFRLKPKKKDLKYLKKIDISNLSNERINAELIKLFNAKYPELGLYYLYKINLFEQCFGFSVEKKRFFQVLHKIKSNKNLVFKDKRFVLMFFYFIDYFNIYYKKLLFKKKLSILKNEPCLREINDYNLCKIAITMPLKEWLGLDKNIKKRAKELKIYDKKIKVNYENIKSKNDAKKCEEIAIKEYLENV; via the coding sequence TTGTCAAAATATACAAAAAGGGCTTATTTTGTTGGCGGTTGTGTTAGAGATATTTATCTATGCAATAAAACAAATGATTACGATATAGAAATTTATGATGTAAGTCCTAGTAAAATGGAGGAAATAGCTAAGGAATTAAATGCTTTAGGTGTTGGGAAGGCTTTTTTTGTATATAAAAAATTTAATTATGATTTAGCACTTGCAAGAACAGAGAAAAAAATAGGTAATTTACATACCGATTTTAGTGTGAAAGTTGAAAAAAGCATATACAAAGGCTCACTTAGAAGAGATTTTCGTATGAATACTATTATGATAAATATTTTTACACAGGAAGTAATAGATTTACATAAAGGCATAAGAGATTGTAAGCAAAAGTTAATTAGGATAGTAAATTATTCTACTTTTAAAGAAGATTCTTTAAGAGTTTTAAGGTTTATTCAATTTATTGCAAGATTTAGACTAAAACCTAAAAAAAAGGATTTAAAATACTTAAAAAAAATTGATATATCAAATTTATCTAATGAAAGAATAAACGCTGAATTAATAAAATTATTTAACGCAAAATATCCAGAATTAGGCTTGTATTATTTATATAAAATAAATTTATTTGAGCAGTGTTTTGGCTTTAGTGTTGAAAAAAAAAGATTTTTTCAAGTATTACACAAAATAAAAAGTAATAAAAATTTAGTTTTTAAAGACAAAAGATTTGTTTTAATGTTTTTTTATTTTATTGATTATTTTAATATATATTATAAAAAATTACTTTTTAAAAAAAAGTTATCTATTTTAAAAAATGAACCTTGTTTAAGAGAAATAAATGATTATAATTTATGTAAAATTGCTATTACAATGCCTTTAAAAGAATGGCTTGGACTAGATAAAAATATAAAAAAAAGGGCAAAAGAATTAAAAATTTATGATAAAAAAATAAAAGTAAATTATGAAAATATAAAAAGTAAAAATGATGCAAAAAAATGTGAAGAAATAGCTATTAAGGAGTATTTAGAAAATGTTTAA
- a CDS encoding TrmH family RNA methyltransferase — protein sequence MFNIVLVEPRIAGNVGTIGRMCYNLGFKLHLVGPHFLDFSSKKIMHAGLDYWEKLEPIFWDNAKHFLANNDIAKMKFASTKSNNPYFNAEFKIGDFIVFGSESFGLPQPEIKAILTNQNTFLIPMKKCGRSLNLALSTAFLSSEALRQNFNHFIV from the coding sequence ATGTTTAATATAGTTTTAGTTGAGCCAAGAATTGCAGGAAATGTAGGTACAATAGGTAGAATGTGCTATAACTTAGGCTTTAAATTGCATCTTGTTGGACCTCATTTTTTAGACTTTTCAAGTAAAAAAATAATGCATGCAGGACTTGATTATTGGGAAAAATTAGAGCCAATTTTTTGGGATAATGCAAAACATTTTTTAGCTAATAATGATATTGCTAAAATGAAATTCGCTAGTACAAAATCAAATAATCCATATTTTAACGCTGAATTTAAAATAGGAGATTTTATAGTTTTTGGAAGTGAGAGTTTTGGACTTCCACAGCCAGAAATTAAAGCGATATTAACTAATCAAAATACATTTTTAATCCCAATGAAAAAATGTGGTAGGTCGCTAAATCTTGCCTTAAGTACAGCGTTTTTAAGTAGTGAAGCACTAAGGCAAAATTTCAATCATTTTATAGTCTAG
- a CDS encoding AtpZ/AtpI family protein has protein sequence MHNNEPSKKSKQLKTIIEAANHLSLGISIVVAILIGIGIGVLLAKIYKPLFFFGLLLGVSAAILNVYKAYKLIIKINSVDDKKNDEKSN, from the coding sequence GTGCATAATAATGAACCTAGCAAAAAATCTAAACAATTAAAAACTATAATTGAGGCGGCTAATCACCTAAGCTTAGGGATTAGCATTGTTGTAGCTATTTTAATAGGCATTGGAATAGGAGTATTACTTGCTAAAATTTATAAGCCACTTTTCTTTTTTGGCTTACTTTTAGGAGTATCAGCTGCTATTTTAAATGTTTATAAAGCATATAAATTAATAATAAAAATCAATAGCGTTGATGATAAAAAAAATGATGAAAAATCTAATTAA
- the hemL gene encoding glutamate-1-semialdehyde 2,1-aminomutase, with translation MTNKEAFAQAQTLIAGGVNSPVRAFKSVGSEPVFIKKGDGAYIIDIEDKKYLDLVQSYGPCILGHADINVTNAIINAAKDGTSYGAPTLAESKLAQKVISLYPAIEQIRFVNSGTEATMSAIRLARAYSNRDGLIKFDGCYHGHADMLLVNAGSGLATFNTPSSSGVSKNAVKDTYTAKYNDIESVKEQIAIAKSNGSEIGVIIIEPIAGNMGFVPAKKEFLEDLRKLCDELKIVLIFDEVMSGFRAALGGALEIYKVVPDMVCFGKVIGGGLPVGAYAAKKEIMQLLSPLGGVYQAGTLSGNPLAMAAGIANLEQLNDDIYKKCDKWAKNAINAMLDESKSAGVPFVAKNIGSMLGFFFNEKYPLNYDDAKTSDTAKFSRFHKIMLENGVNLAPSTYETAFICSKFEDKEFEIFINAFKKAIRA, from the coding sequence ATGACAAATAAAGAAGCTTTCGCACAAGCACAAACATTAATAGCAGGTGGGGTTAATTCTCCTGTAAGAGCGTTTAAAAGTGTAGGTAGTGAGCCTGTATTTATAAAAAAGGGCGATGGTGCTTATATAATTGATATTGAAGATAAAAAATACCTTGATTTAGTTCAAAGCTATGGACCTTGCATTTTAGGACACGCTGATATAAATGTAACAAATGCTATTATTAATGCAGCAAAAGATGGCACAAGTTATGGTGCTCCTACATTAGCTGAAAGCAAATTAGCACAAAAAGTTATATCGTTATATCCTGCAATAGAGCAAATTAGATTTGTAAATAGTGGGACAGAAGCTACTATGAGTGCAATTCGCTTAGCAAGAGCTTATTCTAATCGTGATGGGCTTATTAAATTTGATGGTTGTTATCACGGACACGCTGATATGCTTTTAGTAAATGCAGGAAGTGGTTTAGCTACTTTTAATACTCCAAGTTCAAGTGGAGTTAGTAAAAACGCTGTAAAAGATACTTATACAGCTAAATACAATGATATAGAAAGCGTAAAAGAGCAAATTGCTATAGCAAAGAGTAATGGTAGTGAAATAGGTGTGATTATTATTGAACCAATTGCAGGAAATATGGGTTTTGTCCCTGCTAAAAAAGAGTTTTTAGAAGACCTTAGAAAGCTTTGCGATGAATTAAAAATCGTTTTGATTTTTGATGAAGTTATGAGTGGTTTTAGAGCTGCTTTAGGTGGGGCTTTAGAGATTTATAAAGTTGTGCCTGATATGGTTTGTTTTGGCAAGGTTATTGGTGGGGGACTTCCTGTTGGAGCTTACGCTGCAAAAAAAGAAATTATGCAACTTCTAAGCCCACTAGGCGGAGTATATCAAGCAGGAACGCTAAGCGGAAATCCACTTGCAATGGCAGCAGGTATTGCAAATCTTGAGCAATTAAACGATGATATTTATAAAAAATGTGATAAATGGGCAAAAAATGCAATTAATGCTATGTTAGATGAGAGTAAAAGTGCAGGAGTGCCTTTTGTAGCTAAAAATATAGGTTCAATGTTAGGATTTTTCTTTAATGAAAAATACCCATTAAATTATGATGACGCTAAGACAAGTGATACAGCTAAGTTTTCAAGATTTCATAAAATTATGCTAGAAAATGGAGTAAATCTTGCACCATCAACCTATGAAACTGCATTTATTTGCTCTAAGTTTGAAGATAAAGAATTTGAAATATTTATAAATGCGTTCAAAAAGGCTATTCGTGCATAA
- a CDS encoding AzlD domain-containing protein, translated as MSNTMIVIILVAINGIIIKELGYFLFGTKKPNEILNFLENFMPMLIMIILVCFLYKDLDYKNLPYSMDYIISGFFSLIFYIVFKKTYIAIILATLIFYILHDIIFINVT; from the coding sequence ATGTCTAATACGATGATTGTAATAATTTTAGTAGCAATTAATGGAATAATTATCAAAGAATTAGGTTATTTTTTATTTGGGACTAAAAAACCTAATGAAATTTTAAATTTTTTAGAAAATTTTATGCCTATGCTTATAATGATTATTCTAGTATGTTTTTTATATAAAGATTTAGATTATAAGAATTTACCTTATTCTATGGATTATATAATATCTGGCTTTTTTTCTTTAATTTTTTATATAGTTTTTAAGAAAACTTATATAGCTATAATACTAGCTACATTAATTTTTTATATTTTACATGATATTATTTTTATTAATGTTACTTAA
- the ruvB gene encoding Holliday junction branch migration DNA helicase RuvB — translation MERIVEIEQFKDDSKYEISLRPSTFDEYVGQNKTKENLKVFIKSAKLRNAPLDHTLFFGPAGLGKTTLANIIANEMGVNIKTTAAPMIEKSGDLAAILTNLEDGDILFIDEIHRLSPAIEEVLYPAMEDFRLDIIIGSGPAAQTVKIDLAKFCLIAATTKSGGISTPLRDRFGINCRLEFYTPDELALIISKAALKLDITCDNDASKEIAKRCRSTPRIALRLLKRVRDFAIVNNETKITLKRAKLALESLGVNELGLDECDLNYLEFLCKAKKAVGLNTIAAALSEDERTIEDVIEPYLIANNYIEKSAKGRVATTKAYSLLKLGGGTLFDI, via the coding sequence ATGGAAAGAATAGTTGAAATTGAACAATTTAAAGATGATAGCAAATATGAAATTAGCTTAAGACCAAGCACTTTTGATGAATATGTAGGTCAAAACAAAACTAAAGAGAATTTAAAAGTATTTATAAAATCAGCAAAGTTAAGAAATGCTCCGCTTGATCATACTTTATTTTTTGGCCCTGCAGGTCTTGGAAAAACCACTTTAGCAAATATAATTGCAAATGAAATGGGAGTAAATATTAAAACAACAGCAGCCCCTATGATAGAAAAAAGCGGAGATTTAGCTGCAATTCTTACAAATCTTGAAGATGGAGATATATTATTTATTGATGAAATTCATCGCTTAAGCCCTGCTATTGAAGAAGTTTTATATCCAGCGATGGAGGACTTTCGTCTTGATATTATAATAGGAAGTGGTCCTGCAGCTCAAACCGTTAAAATTGATTTAGCTAAGTTTTGCTTAATTGCTGCTACTACTAAAAGCGGTGGAATTTCAACTCCGCTTAGGGATAGATTTGGGATTAATTGTAGGCTAGAGTTTTATACCCCTGATGAACTTGCCTTAATTATTAGCAAAGCTGCTTTAAAGCTTGATATTACCTGCGATAACGACGCTAGTAAAGAAATAGCTAAAAGATGCAGAAGCACACCAAGAATTGCCCTTAGACTTCTTAAAAGAGTTAGGGATTTTGCCATAGTAAATAATGAAACAAAAATCACTTTAAAAAGAGCTAAATTAGCGCTTGAGAGTTTAGGTGTAAATGAATTAGGTCTTGATGAGTGCGATTTAAATTATCTTGAGTTTTTATGCAAGGCTAAAAAAGCAGTGGGCTTAAATACTATTGCAGCAGCTTTAAGCGAAGATGAAAGAACTATTGAAGATGTAATCGAGCCTTATTTGATAGCAAATAATTACATAGAAAAAAGTGCAAAAGGAAGAGTAGCAACCACTAAAGCTTATAGTTTATTAAAATTAGGAGGTGGTACTTTATTTGATATATAA
- a CDS encoding CiaD-like domain-containing protein, which yields MNIDELSKLAVAHVEKEFKNKDSDINEDIMIARLEELTRQKNSQESYILSDFEKKYLNKVRERILVLFEALNTKQNEEDLQKRLEITITFIEFLLASIEERLKN from the coding sequence ATGAATATAGATGAATTATCTAAATTAGCCGTAGCACATGTTGAAAAAGAATTTAAAAACAAAGATAGTGATATTAATGAAGATATTATGATTGCTAGATTAGAAGAATTAACTAGACAAAAAAATAGTCAAGAAAGCTATATTTTAAGCGATTTTGAAAAAAAATACTTAAATAAAGTTAGAGAAAGAATTTTAGTTCTTTTTGAAGCTTTAAATACAAAGCAAAACGAAGAAGATTTGCAAAAAAGATTAGAGATTACAATAACTTTTATTGAGTTTTTGTTAGCAAGTATTGAAGAACGTTTAAAAAATTAA
- the leuB gene encoding 3-isopropylmalate dehydrogenase has protein sequence MNKICVIKGDGIGPEIINEAIRVLKVVRPDLEYTECLMGGAAIDAVGVPLPQETIDVALNSNAVLFGAIGGEKWDKLERHLRPESGLLALRKALGVFANLRPAFVYDGLEELSTIKASVVKGVDLLVVRELTGGIYFGQPREKLEDRAYNTMVYTRDEIIRIAKIGFESAMKRRKKLCMVDKANVLETSALWREVCDELAVNYPEVELSYMYVDNAAMQLIKNPKQFDVILTENLFGDILSDEASMVVGSIGLLASASIGGKVGLYEPIHGSAPDIAGQGIANPIATILSAAMMLRFALNDEVSASKIENAVKRVISEGYGCADLANAKIKLNTQEMGELVAKYC, from the coding sequence ATGAATAAAATTTGTGTAATTAAAGGTGATGGAATAGGTCCTGAAATAATCAATGAAGCTATAAGAGTTTTAAAAGTAGTTCGCCCTGATTTAGAATATACTGAATGCTTAATGGGTGGGGCTGCGATTGATGCTGTTGGAGTTCCTTTACCGCAAGAAACTATTGATGTAGCACTAAATTCTAATGCAGTTTTATTTGGTGCAATTGGTGGAGAAAAATGGGATAAGCTAGAACGCCATTTAAGACCTGAGAGTGGATTATTAGCACTTAGAAAAGCTTTAGGAGTATTTGCAAATCTTCGTCCTGCTTTTGTATATGATGGACTTGAAGAGCTTAGCACTATTAAAGCTAGTGTTGTAAAAGGCGTTGATTTACTTGTAGTAAGAGAATTAACGGGTGGAATTTATTTTGGACAACCTAGAGAAAAACTAGAAGATAGAGCTTATAATACAATGGTTTATACTCGTGATGAGATAATTAGAATTGCAAAAATTGGTTTTGAAAGTGCAATGAAACGCCGCAAAAAATTATGTATGGTAGATAAAGCTAATGTGCTTGAAACTTCGGCTTTATGGAGAGAAGTTTGCGATGAGTTGGCTGTAAATTATCCTGAAGTTGAATTAAGCTATATGTATGTAGATAATGCTGCTATGCAACTTATTAAAAATCCAAAGCAATTTGATGTGATTTTAACAGAGAATTTATTTGGAGATATTTTAAGTGATGAAGCTAGTATGGTAGTTGGCTCAATCGGATTACTTGCAAGTGCTAGTATAGGTGGAAAAGTTGGACTTTATGAGCCAATTCACGGAAGCGCTCCTGATATTGCTGGTCAAGGCATAGCAAATCCAATTGCTACAATTTTGAGTGCTGCTATGATGCTAAGATTTGCATTAAACGATGAAGTATCAGCATCAAAAATAGAAAACGCAGTAAAAAGAGTAATAAGCGAAGGCTATGGATGTGCTGATTTAGCTAATGCAAAAATTAAATTAAATACCCAAGAAATGGGCGAATTAGTAGCGAAGTATTGCTAA
- a CDS encoding 3-isopropylmalate dehydratase small subunit, producing the protein MRVFKFGDNIDTDLIIAARYLNTSDEKVLASYVMEDARPGFFKEIKENDCIVAGENFGCGSSREHAPIAIKAANIKCVIAKTYARIFYRNAYNTGLLILECNDTDKIAENDELDIDITNGIIKNITKNESYKINPIPVFMQELLNAGGLIEYASKVAK; encoded by the coding sequence ATGAGAGTTTTTAAATTTGGCGATAATATAGATACAGATTTAATCATAGCCGCAAGATATTTAAATACAAGTGATGAAAAAGTATTAGCTAGTTATGTTATGGAAGATGCTAGACCTGGATTTTTTAAAGAAATTAAAGAAAATGATTGCATAGTTGCAGGAGAGAATTTTGGTTGTGGTTCTAGTCGTGAGCACGCACCAATTGCTATTAAAGCTGCAAATATTAAATGTGTAATCGCAAAAACTTATGCGAGAATTTTTTATAGAAACGCATATAATACTGGGCTTTTAATATTAGAGTGCAACGATACTGATAAAATTGCAGAAAATGATGAATTAGATATAGATATTACAAATGGAATTATTAAAAATATCACAAAAAACGAAAGCTATAAAATAAATCCAATCCCTGTATTTATGCAAGAATTATTAAACGCGGGTGGTTTGATTGAATACGCTAGTAAGGTTGCAAAATGA
- a CDS encoding zeta toxin family protein, translating into MINQPVATIFAGVNGAGKTSFYYNTQFDTQKQIEFGYRIDIDEIARSIGNWKDKEIQIKASKKAIEIRNAYIKNQKNFMQETTLCGKSILKLFDELKERGFIIKLYFLNVDSPKTAKERVKIRVAKGGHDIESSVINRRYYESMQNLLKVIPLCYEILFYDNTYDFELIAKITNNIMQKYKNVAWFDNLIQENII; encoded by the coding sequence ATGATAAATCAACCAGTAGCTACTATTTTTGCAGGTGTGAATGGTGCAGGCAAAACAAGTTTTTATTACAATACTCAATTTGATACACAAAAGCAAATTGAATTTGGTTATAGAATTGATATTGATGAAATCGCTCGTTCAATAGGAAATTGGAAAGATAAAGAAATTCAAATAAAAGCTTCTAAAAAAGCGATTGAGATAAGAAATGCCTATATAAAAAATCAAAAAAATTTTATGCAAGAAACTACACTTTGTGGTAAGAGTATTCTAAAACTTTTTGATGAATTAAAAGAGAGAGGTTTTATTATAAAATTATATTTTTTAAATGTAGATAGTCCAAAAACTGCAAAAGAGCGAGTAAAAATAAGAGTAGCTAAAGGCGGACATGATATAGAGTCATCTGTAATAAATAGACGATATTATGAAAGTATGCAAAATCTTTTAAAAGTTATACCATTGTGTTATGAAATTTTATTTTATGATAATACTTATGATTTTGAATTAATTGCAAAAATTACTAATAATATAATGCAAAAATATAAAAATGTTGCTTGGTTTGATAACTTAATACAAGAAAATATAATATAA
- a CDS encoding AzlC family ABC transporter permease, protein MIKVAFIDTFAIAIAYIVMGVAFGILAFFQNFNFFEILCCAIFVFSGSLQFLLLTLLAENTSLFGILIAASLLNLRHIFYIMSCMRYFRTMKFIKYYAVFALTDESFALLSANNYDNKTAIFILFLNHFYWVLGCVLGFCIASFSSVDYSSLSFSQYALFIILAYELCLKSKNKFAISIAFVIGIIGLFFVPKEFMLLICMTCGICILLIGKKLCLIR, encoded by the coding sequence ATGATTAAAGTAGCTTTCATAGATACTTTTGCTATAGCTATTGCTTATATAGTTATGGGGGTTGCATTTGGAATACTTGCTTTTTTTCAAAATTTTAATTTTTTTGAAATTTTGTGTTGCGCTATTTTTGTTTTTTCTGGTTCTTTACAATTCTTATTACTTACATTATTAGCCGAAAATACAAGTTTATTTGGTATTTTAATAGCTGCTAGTTTACTTAATCTTAGGCATATTTTTTATATTATGAGTTGCATGAGATATTTTAGAACTATGAAATTTATAAAATATTACGCTGTTTTTGCTCTTACTGATGAAAGTTTTGCATTGCTTAGTGCTAATAATTATGATAATAAAACAGCGATTTTTATATTGTTTTTAAACCATTTTTATTGGGTATTAGGTTGTGTTTTAGGTTTTTGTATAGCTAGTTTTAGTAGTGTTGATTATAGTTCTTTGAGTTTTTCACAATATGCTTTATTTATCATATTAGCCTATGAATTATGTTTAAAATCAAAAAATAAATTTGCGATAAGTATAGCTTTTGTTATAGGAATTATCGGATTATTTTTCGTACCAAAAGAATTTATGCTATTAATTTGTATGACATGTGGAATTTGTATTTTACTAATAGGAAAAAAATTATGTCTAATACGATGA